From a region of the Gemmatimonas sp. genome:
- a CDS encoding alpha/beta fold hydrolase, with translation MLHVIFRRSRRAGIIALLAAVVALVLGAILATTARAQSAPAHHFVYLRSIDTLGTEVVTPGPSSIAGLLTLRGAPVIRWEQQHVNTTPGRLTLAVFAPGAPTTGLPTQNVVVNMVGDTAKLTISANGTTSEQALLSATGAVALVGNSVLHTALMADHARGAKKASLPVFLTNGGRTIPATVTQQGDTTVFSIGGMDARILWDPNGGPREITIPAQNLRVVRTSAAAAGAISATTAPVKIDYSAPANAPYTSEDVVIPTPRGYTLAGTLTRPKGSSKVPAVVTISGSGPQDRDSRISIVPNYAPFRDLADTLGRRGIAVLRFDDRGVGASGGASSRNSATSGDFADDVAAVVAYLRTRSDIDGTRIALAGHSEGGLIAPLVAAKDPTLRAVALLAGPAYNGRRILEFQNENAITSATQITETQRDSIRRTIPKGLDSIAATNRWMGFFMTTEPAAALKRVKQPTLVLQGDTDQQVTPEQADSIATILKGSGNARVTVRHFPATNHLFLVDASGAPGGYTALKDTRVRRDVLGALADWMVLVMK, from the coding sequence ATGCTCCACGTCATCTTCCGTCGTTCGCGCCGCGCCGGCATCATCGCGCTGCTGGCCGCAGTGGTCGCCCTCGTGCTCGGCGCGATCCTCGCCACGACCGCGCGCGCGCAGTCCGCGCCCGCCCACCACTTCGTATATCTGCGCAGCATCGATACCCTGGGCACCGAGGTCGTCACGCCAGGCCCGTCGTCGATCGCCGGCCTGCTCACCTTGCGTGGTGCGCCGGTCATTCGCTGGGAACAGCAGCATGTGAACACCACCCCCGGTCGCCTCACGCTGGCGGTTTTCGCGCCGGGCGCACCCACCACCGGCCTCCCGACACAAAACGTTGTGGTCAACATGGTCGGCGACACTGCCAAGCTCACCATCTCGGCGAACGGCACCACCAGTGAGCAGGCGTTGCTGAGCGCGACAGGTGCCGTGGCACTCGTGGGCAACTCGGTGTTGCACACCGCGCTCATGGCTGATCACGCGCGCGGCGCGAAGAAGGCCTCGCTGCCGGTGTTTCTCACCAACGGCGGTCGCACGATACCGGCGACGGTCACGCAGCAGGGCGACACGACAGTGTTCTCCATTGGCGGCATGGACGCGCGCATTCTGTGGGACCCCAACGGCGGCCCGCGCGAGATCACGATTCCCGCGCAGAATCTGCGCGTGGTGCGCACGAGTGCGGCCGCGGCTGGCGCCATCAGCGCGACGACGGCGCCAGTGAAGATCGACTACAGCGCGCCAGCCAACGCGCCGTACACGTCGGAAGACGTGGTCATTCCCACGCCGCGCGGTTACACGCTGGCCGGCACGCTCACCCGTCCGAAAGGTTCGTCCAAAGTTCCCGCCGTCGTGACCATCAGCGGCAGCGGCCCGCAGGACCGCGACTCCCGCATCAGCATCGTGCCGAACTACGCGCCGTTCCGCGACCTTGCCGACACGTTGGGCCGACGCGGCATCGCGGTGTTGCGGTTCGACGATCGCGGCGTGGGCGCCAGCGGCGGCGCCTCCTCGCGCAACAGCGCCACCAGCGGCGACTTCGCCGACGACGTCGCCGCCGTGGTCGCCTATCTGCGCACGCGCTCCGACATCGACGGTACCCGCATCGCGCTCGCCGGCCACAGCGAAGGTGGCCTGATTGCCCCCTTGGTGGCCGCCAAGGATCCCACGCTGCGTGCGGTCGCGCTGTTGGCCGGCCCCGCCTACAACGGCCGTCGCATCCTCGAATTCCAGAACGAGAACGCGATCACGTCCGCCACGCAGATCACCGAGACGCAGCGCGATTCGATCCGCCGCACCATCCCGAAGGGGCTCGATTCCATCGCGGCCACGAATCGGTGGATGGGCTTTTTCATGACGACCGAGCCGGCCGCCGCCCTGAAGCGCGTGAAGCAGCCCACGCTGGTGCTGCAAGGCGACACCGACCAGCAGGTCACCCCCGAGCAGGCCGACTCGATCGCGACCATTCTCAAGGGCAGCGGTAACGCGCGCGTCACCGTGCGCCACTTCCCCGCCACGAACCATCTGTTCCTGGTCGATGCGAGCGGCGCGCCCGGAGGCTACACCGCGCTCAAGGACACGCGCGTGCGACGCGACGTGCTGGGCGCGTTGGCGGATTGGATGGTGCTGGTCATGAAGTAG
- a CDS encoding alpha/beta fold hydrolase encodes MTRHAPVAIAAALLGGLAATSAHAQSAPTIVTARGDSLSSDTITFALRDGARAGTIASLRVPERRAARGAQRITIRWIRFASTAAAPTAPIVFLAGGPGDAATRAFATMPSAFLDSLRAVGDVIAFDQRATGRSEPLLPCGVDGQLPLDRVLTTASRDSAARQVAQRCVAAIRARGVDVEGYTTAESVEDLESLRIALGVPTLSMLGGSYGTHLGLAFARRYPARASRIVLAGVEGPDDTFKLPSRVDASFSEVSRLAAADSAFRDRPSLLAVFDRLRARLDGDSVRVALGGATVALGTWDLQRFVADALGDMRAIQQLPSQLYAFDRGDWQLLARGAARLRQPRLGNAMNLLVNCTSGASVARQQQIVRERAAARLGDVIDFPANSVCTTLDVPRLPDAFRATSRNPSSILMVSGSLDGRTPPENAEALLSQFPNARHLVIEYQSHSLMGDAAFSPAMMRYLRGQDVRSARVVRPTPSFAR; translated from the coding sequence ATGACGCGTCACGCCCCAGTGGCGATCGCGGCCGCTCTGCTCGGCGGTCTCGCCGCGACCTCGGCCCACGCGCAATCCGCGCCGACCATAGTCACCGCGCGCGGCGACTCGTTGTCGAGTGATACGATCACCTTCGCGCTACGCGATGGTGCGCGCGCAGGCACCATCGCCTCATTGCGCGTCCCCGAGCGTCGCGCCGCGCGCGGGGCACAACGCATCACGATTCGATGGATTCGCTTCGCCAGCACGGCCGCGGCTCCGACGGCACCCATCGTGTTCCTCGCCGGCGGCCCCGGCGACGCGGCGACTCGCGCCTTCGCCACCATGCCGTCGGCGTTCCTGGATTCGCTGCGCGCTGTCGGTGATGTGATCGCCTTCGATCAGCGCGCCACCGGCCGGTCGGAGCCCTTGCTTCCGTGCGGCGTCGACGGACAACTGCCGCTCGACCGGGTGCTCACCACAGCATCGCGCGATTCCGCCGCACGGCAGGTGGCTCAGCGATGCGTTGCCGCCATCCGCGCGCGTGGCGTCGACGTTGAAGGGTATACCACCGCCGAAAGCGTGGAGGATCTCGAGTCGCTGCGCATCGCGCTCGGCGTGCCGACCTTGTCGATGCTCGGCGGAAGCTACGGCACGCATCTCGGACTGGCCTTTGCGCGCCGCTATCCGGCGCGCGCATCACGCATCGTGCTGGCCGGTGTGGAAGGCCCCGACGATACGTTCAAGCTGCCGAGTCGCGTCGACGCCAGCTTCAGCGAGGTATCGCGACTCGCGGCCGCCGATTCGGCGTTCCGCGACCGGCCGTCGTTGCTCGCGGTGTTCGATCGCCTGCGCGCCCGACTCGATGGGGATTCCGTTCGCGTTGCGCTGGGCGGTGCCACGGTCGCACTTGGTACATGGGATCTGCAACGCTTCGTTGCGGACGCGCTCGGTGACATGCGCGCGATCCAGCAACTGCCGTCTCAACTCTACGCGTTCGATCGCGGTGACTGGCAGCTCCTGGCGCGCGGCGCAGCGCGGCTTCGGCAGCCACGACTCGGTAACGCGATGAACTTACTCGTGAACTGTACCTCGGGGGCGTCGGTAGCGCGTCAGCAGCAGATCGTGCGCGAGCGCGCCGCTGCGCGACTGGGTGACGTCATCGATTTTCCAGCGAACAGCGTGTGCACGACGCTCGACGTCCCGCGGCTGCCCGACGCGTTTCGCGCGACGTCGCGGAACCCAAGCTCCATCTTGATGGTGAGCGGCTCGCTCGACGGGCGGACACCCCCGGAGAACGCCGAGGCGCTGTTGTCGCAGTTTCCGAATGCGCGGCATCTCGTGATCGAGTACCAGTCTCACTCGCTCATGGGCGACGCGGCGTTTTCGCCGGCCATGATGCGCTATCTGCGCGGGCAGGACGTGCGAAGTGCGCGCGTCGTGCGGCCCACGCCTTCCTTTGCCCGGTAG
- a CDS encoding SPFH domain-containing protein, translating into MFREIQAKPSPGILMAVLLAVTVIAGGYVFANGARGDSGFDVAIGLVILLFAFLCMPGLFTVAPNEGKVLTLFGTYKGTVKTPGLWFTNPFMGKKAVSLRIRNFETNKLKVNDARSNPVEIGAIVVWKVIDTAEAIFEVNDYVQYVAVQSESAVRALASSYPYDHHGDDAIALSTHPTEISKGLLEALHERLATAGVEVIEARISHLAYAPEIAAAMLQRQQASAIVAARQTIVEGAVGMVEMALDALSSRQIVTLDDERKAAMVSNLLVVLCSDRSVHPVVNTGTLYS; encoded by the coding sequence ATGTTTCGCGAAATCCAGGCCAAGCCCTCCCCCGGCATCCTGATGGCCGTCCTCCTGGCCGTCACCGTCATCGCCGGTGGGTATGTCTTCGCCAATGGCGCCCGCGGAGATAGCGGCTTCGACGTCGCCATCGGCTTGGTCATTCTGCTCTTCGCCTTTCTCTGCATGCCCGGCCTTTTCACGGTCGCGCCCAACGAAGGCAAGGTCCTCACGCTGTTCGGCACCTACAAAGGCACCGTGAAAACGCCGGGACTGTGGTTCACCAACCCGTTCATGGGCAAGAAAGCGGTCTCGCTCCGCATCCGGAACTTCGAGACCAACAAGCTCAAGGTGAACGACGCGCGCTCGAACCCCGTCGAAATCGGCGCGATCGTGGTCTGGAAAGTGATCGATACCGCCGAAGCCATTTTCGAAGTGAACGATTACGTGCAGTACGTCGCCGTGCAGAGCGAGTCGGCCGTGCGCGCGCTGGCGTCCTCGTATCCATACGATCACCACGGCGACGATGCGATCGCCCTCAGCACGCACCCCACCGAAATCTCCAAGGGGTTGCTCGAGGCGCTGCACGAGCGGCTCGCCACGGCCGGCGTCGAAGTGATCGAGGCGCGCATCAGCCACTTGGCCTACGCACCGGAAATCGCGGCCGCCATGCTGCAGCGTCAGCAAGCCAGCGCGATCGTGGCCGCGCGGCAGACGATCGTGGAAGGCGCCGTCGGGATGGTGGAAATGGCGCTCGACGCGTTGTCGAGCCGACAGATCGTCACGCTCGACGATGAGCGGAAGGCGGCGATGGTGAGCAATCTCCTCGTGGTGCTCTGCTCGGATCGCTCGGTGCATCCGGTGGTCAACACCGGCACGCTGTACTCCTGA